One region of Trinickia violacea genomic DNA includes:
- a CDS encoding enoyl-CoA hydratase-related protein encodes MTLAPELTDALLSVDGRVAILTMNRDDVRNELTGTKLVDDIERTVQWINAEESIGVLIVTGAGKAFSSGGNIKHMLHREGSFGGDVYEVQQRYRKGIQRLPLAMHRLEVPSIAAINGAALGAGLDLACMCDLRLATTDAIMGETFINVGIIPGDGGAWLLQRLVGYQRAAELTFSGRTFTGAQARELGIVLDAVSADQLLDTAQQLARGIAAKPPQALRLTKRLMKSAQRMELPDFLEHCAVFQGMCHNTEDHIEALAATLEKRAPQFKGQ; translated from the coding sequence ATGACCCTTGCACCTGAACTGACTGATGCGTTGCTAAGCGTCGACGGGCGTGTCGCGATACTGACCATGAACCGGGACGATGTGCGTAACGAACTGACCGGCACGAAGCTCGTCGACGATATTGAACGCACCGTACAGTGGATTAACGCCGAGGAATCTATCGGCGTCTTGATTGTGACCGGTGCCGGAAAGGCCTTTTCATCCGGCGGAAACATCAAGCACATGTTGCATCGCGAAGGGAGTTTCGGAGGTGACGTATATGAGGTCCAGCAACGATATCGAAAAGGCATCCAGCGCCTGCCGCTGGCGATGCATCGTCTCGAGGTCCCTTCCATCGCAGCCATCAATGGCGCCGCATTGGGCGCGGGCTTGGACCTCGCCTGCATGTGCGACCTGAGACTGGCAACAACCGACGCGATCATGGGTGAGACCTTCATCAACGTGGGCATCATTCCCGGGGATGGCGGAGCGTGGTTGCTCCAGCGACTCGTCGGCTACCAGCGGGCCGCAGAGCTGACGTTTTCTGGCCGCACCTTTACCGGTGCGCAGGCCAGGGAACTTGGTATCGTTCTCGACGCCGTGAGCGCGGACCAGTTGCTGGATACCGCGCAACAGTTGGCCAGGGGCATCGCAGCAAAACCTCCGCAAGCCCTCAGGCTGACGAAGCGCCTGATGAAATCAGCCCAGCGCATGGAACTACCCGACTTCCTCGAACACTGTGCCGTGTTTCAGGGGATGTGCCACAACACCGAGGACCATATCGAAGCGCTCGCCGCGACACTCGAAAAGCGCGCGCCTCAATTCAAGGGGCAATAG
- a CDS encoding epoxide hydrolase family protein: protein MFALDLPIAPRRTSASWALTTAIGFILLVFAGCLRPAYASDAVSSAPVASTHSDESIRPFRVHVPQAQLDDLRRRIVDTRWPNKETVTDDSQGIQLAKVQELVRYWGTDYDWRKAEAQLNALPEFVTTIDGVDIQFIHVRSRYPNALPIILTHGWPGSMFEFIKAIGPLTDPVAYGERPEDAFDVVIPSIPGYGFSGKPKELGWGPDRTARAWDVLMKRLGYTHYVSQGGDHGSVISDALARQAPPGLLAIHLNMPATVPGDLMAGINNGAPAPAGLTDSERDAYQSLSTFFGRNAAYGALMVTRPQTIGYSLSDSPAGLAAWMYEKIAQWSDSGGVPERVLSKDEMLNDITLYWLTNTGASSSRFYWENNNNNFSSVTQKTQDIKVPVAISVFPHEIYRAPKSWSEQAYPSLYYYHQVSKGGHFAAWEQPQLFTEELRAAFKPVRQANVKAG from the coding sequence ATGTTTGCATTAGACCTCCCTATCGCGCCTCGCCGTACCAGCGCCAGCTGGGCATTGACGACGGCGATCGGTTTTATCCTTCTCGTGTTCGCTGGCTGTTTGCGACCCGCATACGCCTCCGACGCGGTGTCGAGTGCTCCGGTGGCGAGTACGCACAGCGACGAAAGCATCCGCCCGTTTCGCGTTCACGTTCCGCAGGCGCAACTCGACGACCTGCGTCGGCGCATCGTGGACACGCGGTGGCCGAACAAGGAGACCGTCACGGACGATTCGCAAGGCATTCAACTGGCGAAAGTGCAGGAGCTCGTGCGCTATTGGGGTACTGACTATGACTGGCGCAAGGCCGAGGCACAGCTCAATGCGCTGCCCGAGTTCGTGACCACCATCGACGGGGTCGACATCCAGTTCATCCACGTCCGCTCGCGTTATCCCAATGCGTTGCCGATCATCCTGACGCATGGCTGGCCCGGTTCGATGTTCGAGTTCATCAAGGCCATCGGCCCGTTGACCGATCCCGTGGCTTATGGGGAGCGTCCGGAAGACGCGTTCGACGTCGTGATTCCGTCGATTCCCGGCTATGGCTTTTCGGGCAAACCGAAAGAGCTGGGCTGGGGACCCGACCGCACCGCGCGGGCGTGGGACGTGCTAATGAAGCGCCTCGGATACACGCACTACGTCTCGCAGGGCGGCGACCATGGCTCTGTCATCTCCGATGCGCTGGCCCGCCAGGCGCCCCCCGGCCTGCTCGCGATTCACCTCAATATGCCGGCCACCGTTCCGGGCGACCTCATGGCGGGCATCAATAACGGCGCCCCGGCTCCTGCTGGATTGACCGATTCCGAGCGGGACGCCTATCAGTCGCTGAGCACGTTCTTCGGCAGAAACGCGGCGTACGGGGCCCTCATGGTCACGCGTCCGCAGACGATCGGGTACTCCCTCTCGGACTCGCCTGCGGGCCTCGCAGCCTGGATGTATGAGAAGATTGCGCAATGGAGCGACAGCGGCGGAGTGCCCGAGCGTGTCCTGAGCAAGGATGAGATGCTCAACGACATCACGCTGTATTGGCTGACCAACACAGGGGCGTCGTCGTCACGGTTCTACTGGGAAAACAACAACAACAATTTCAGCTCCGTCACGCAGAAGACTCAAGACATCAAGGTTCCGGTGGCGATCAGCGTGTTTCCGCATGAGATCTATCGCGCGCCGAAGAGCTGGAGCGAGCAGGCATATCCCTCGCTGTACTACTACCACCAGGTTTCCAAAGGCGGTCACTTCGCAGCCTGGGAACAGCCACAACTCTTTACGGAAGAGTTGCGCGCGGCGTTCAAGCCGGTGCGTCAAGCGAACGTGAAAGCAGGGTAG
- a CDS encoding alpha/beta fold hydrolase gives MSHDVDYRRRGFLGTAAMTLAASQFGMVGSARAKSGDAERAHLPAIKPGTNTSFGPLKQIDAGLLNVGYAEAGPAEGPVVILLHGWPYDIHSYVDVAPLLASAGYRVIIPYMRGHGTTRFLSSGTIRNGQQAAVAVDVVALMDALKIQRATIGGYDLGGRSACIIAALWPERCKALVAVSGYLINNRELNKKPLPPRAEYAWWYQYYFATEHGAAGYEKYRHDFAKLIWEIASPKWAFDDATFDRTAAAFDNPDHVSIVIHNYRWRQSLATGEPRYDDLEKRLAEGPVITVPTITLEGDANGAPHPDSTAYAKKFSGKYTHRIIRGGIGHNLPQEAPQAFAEAVAEVESY, from the coding sequence ATGTCACACGATGTCGATTACCGCCGTCGCGGGTTCCTGGGCACTGCGGCCATGACTCTTGCCGCTTCACAGTTCGGGATGGTTGGCTCCGCAAGGGCGAAATCGGGCGATGCAGAACGGGCTCATTTGCCCGCCATCAAGCCGGGGACGAACACATCATTCGGTCCGCTGAAGCAGATCGATGCGGGCCTGCTGAACGTCGGATACGCCGAAGCGGGCCCGGCCGAGGGTCCTGTGGTGATTCTATTGCATGGCTGGCCCTACGACATTCACAGCTATGTCGATGTCGCCCCCCTACTAGCGTCGGCGGGGTACCGGGTGATCATTCCGTACATGCGTGGCCATGGCACGACCCGCTTTCTTTCAAGTGGAACCATTCGGAATGGCCAGCAAGCGGCAGTCGCTGTGGATGTCGTCGCTCTGATGGATGCTCTGAAGATCCAGAGGGCGACCATTGGCGGCTATGACCTGGGTGGACGATCCGCCTGCATCATCGCGGCCCTCTGGCCGGAGCGCTGCAAAGCCCTCGTCGCCGTGAGTGGCTATCTGATCAACAACCGTGAACTCAACAAGAAGCCGCTGCCGCCAAGAGCTGAGTACGCGTGGTGGTACCAGTATTACTTCGCCACAGAGCACGGTGCAGCCGGCTACGAGAAGTATCGGCACGATTTTGCGAAGCTCATTTGGGAGATCGCGTCGCCGAAGTGGGCATTCGACGACGCCACGTTCGATCGCACCGCGGCGGCCTTCGACAATCCGGACCATGTCAGCATCGTGATCCACAACTACCGCTGGAGGCAAAGTCTGGCCACAGGCGAGCCGAGATACGACGATCTGGAAAAGCGTCTTGCGGAAGGTCCGGTCATCACTGTACCCACGATCACTCTTGAAGGTGACGCCAACGGTGCACCGCACCCGGACAGTACAGCCTATGCCAAGAAGTTCTCGGGCAAATACACACACCGAATCATCAGAGGTGGTATCGGGCACAACCTTCCTCAGGAAGCGCCACAGGCGTTCGCTGAGGCGGTCGCCGAAGTTGAATCCTACTGA
- a CDS encoding COG4315 family predicted lipoprotein encodes MIKALLCIVACAVPFVSYAKEPNVSNGVMVDENGMTLYTFDKDTEPGKSACTGECAAIWPAAIASGHDRASGSWSFLTTLDGQKQWTYKGHPLYRFVKDEQPGESTGDGIKGVWHTAKP; translated from the coding sequence ATGATAAAGGCTTTGCTTTGCATCGTTGCTTGTGCTGTTCCCTTCGTGTCGTACGCGAAGGAACCCAACGTTTCGAATGGCGTGATGGTCGACGAAAATGGCATGACGCTCTACACGTTCGACAAGGACACAGAGCCAGGAAAGAGTGCCTGCACGGGCGAGTGCGCGGCTATTTGGCCGGCCGCGATTGCCAGCGGGCATGACAGGGCAAGCGGTAGCTGGAGTTTCCTGACCACGCTCGATGGCCAGAAGCAATGGACCTATAAGGGACATCCGCTGTACCGTTTTGTCAAAGACGAACAGCCCGGCGAGTCGACCGGAGACGGCATCAAGGGGGTGTGGCATACCGCGAAGCCTTGA
- a CDS encoding substrate-binding domain-containing protein encodes MYNLRRNALVCTLCAAAVLAAPLAYAVAGIETAPPEAVERVSPPWQQGANNDAPERGLSFTEPDADNLADFHGDPIHSALALYVGGNYFFAMAPLVHAFEARYPQYKGHVYWETLPPGLLVKQMESAGVVTVGNMTWTVAPDVYLAGLKTVQREIDAGLLQAPAVPYVTNTLTIMVPKNNPAHVERLADLGEPGVRLAMPNPAFEGVARQIKASLENAGGDALVKEVYDTKVNDGSTTLTRIHHRQTPLWIMQGKADAGITWRSEALFQEQAGHPVAHVDIPAANNTIAIYAGALVKGALHVQASRRWLDFIRSPEAQSVFEHYGFTPLQPNAGMSAS; translated from the coding sequence ATGTACAACTTGAGAAGAAATGCGCTGGTGTGCACTCTCTGTGCCGCAGCTGTGCTTGCAGCGCCACTCGCCTACGCCGTCGCGGGTATTGAAACGGCGCCACCCGAAGCAGTTGAGCGCGTTTCGCCGCCTTGGCAACAGGGTGCGAACAACGACGCACCCGAGCGCGGCCTGTCATTCACTGAGCCCGATGCGGATAACCTCGCCGACTTCCACGGCGATCCGATCCATTCGGCGCTCGCGCTGTATGTCGGCGGCAACTACTTCTTCGCGATGGCGCCGCTCGTCCACGCGTTCGAAGCGCGTTATCCGCAGTACAAGGGGCATGTCTATTGGGAGACGCTCCCTCCAGGCCTGCTTGTCAAGCAGATGGAGTCGGCCGGCGTGGTGACCGTCGGCAACATGACGTGGACCGTCGCACCCGACGTCTACCTTGCGGGCCTGAAAACGGTGCAGAGGGAGATCGATGCAGGTCTGCTGCAGGCGCCGGCGGTACCTTATGTAACGAACACGCTGACTATCATGGTGCCGAAGAACAATCCCGCGCACGTCGAAAGACTCGCAGATCTCGGCGAACCCGGTGTGCGACTCGCAATGCCAAATCCGGCGTTCGAAGGGGTCGCGCGACAAATCAAAGCCTCACTCGAAAACGCGGGCGGCGACGCGCTCGTGAAGGAGGTATACGACACGAAGGTCAACGACGGCTCAACGACACTCACCCGCATCCATCACCGGCAGACGCCTCTGTGGATCATGCAGGGCAAGGCCGACGCAGGCATCACGTGGCGGTCAGAGGCGCTTTTCCAGGAGCAGGCCGGCCATCCAGTGGCTCACGTCGACATCCCTGCTGCCAACAATACGATCGCGATCTATGCCGGCGCGCTCGTCAAGGGTGCATTGCATGTACAGGCCTCGCGGCGCTGGCTCGACTTTATCCGTTCCCCGGAAGCACAGTCGGTCTTTGAACATTACGGCTTCACGCCGCTCCAGCCGAACGCCGGCATGAGCGCAAGCTGA
- a CDS encoding tyrosine-type recombinase/integrase, which produces METETRVAWNNGKLVGQKPPLRPKDVWAIRIYLRNDHAVRDLALFNLAIDSKLRGCDLVSLRVGDNTRGNQVLPRALIVQRKTQRPVQFELTEPTRTAVGAWLDEAALRPEQYLFPSRLSASPHISTRQYARMIHRWAGAAGLDPTVYGTHSMRRTKATLIYKRTKNLRAVQLLLGHSKVESTIRYLGIEVDDALEISSLDSTSSGTPSLSLHCATFS; this is translated from the coding sequence ATGGAAACCGAAACTCGCGTGGCGTGGAACAATGGCAAGTTGGTCGGCCAGAAGCCGCCGCTGAGGCCCAAGGACGTTTGGGCCATCCGGATCTATCTTCGGAACGATCATGCTGTCCGCGATCTCGCCTTGTTCAACCTTGCAATCGACAGCAAACTGCGCGGTTGTGACCTTGTCAGTCTGCGAGTCGGCGATAACACCCGCGGCAATCAGGTGCTGCCGCGGGCGCTGATCGTCCAGCGAAAAACGCAGCGACCCGTACAGTTCGAACTGACCGAGCCGACCCGCACGGCAGTCGGCGCGTGGCTTGATGAGGCTGCTCTGAGGCCCGAGCAATACCTTTTCCCCAGTAGGCTATCGGCGTCCCCACACATTTCAACCCGGCAATATGCGCGGATGATACATCGATGGGCGGGGGCGGCGGGACTTGACCCGACGGTCTATGGCACACATTCCATGCGTCGTACCAAGGCAACCTTGATATACAAGCGAACAAAGAACCTCAGGGCCGTCCAGTTGCTGCTTGGCCATAGCAAGGTTGAAAGCACAATCAGGTACCTTGGCATCGAAGTCGACGACGCGCTTGAGATCTCGTCCCTAGATAGCACCAGTTCGGGCACGCCGTCGCTATCGCTCCACTGTGCAACCTTTTCATAA
- a CDS encoding isoaspartyl peptidase/L-asparaginase family protein, protein MAQYILAIHGGAGTLQRGVMSEEQEAAHRAALEEALDAGHQVLNGGGSSVEAVVAAVVALENCPLFNAGRGSVFTHAGTHEMDAAIMEGHTGRAGAVAGVSRIKNPVIAAQRVMDRSTHVLLSGAGAEQFAADEGLALEQPEYFYTDFRWQQLLAVRDTGRELLDHDGTALLRKQDPCDASRLINGEHKLGTVGAVALDAIGHLAAATSTGGLTNKRHGRIGDSPLIGCGTFADARVAVSTTGTGEAFIRAVAAHDVAARMKYGHATVDEAARTVVNEVILQQRGTGGLVAVDVEGHVSMPFNTEGMYRGVVQSDGKRYVDIYR, encoded by the coding sequence ATGGCACAGTACATCCTGGCAATCCATGGCGGCGCCGGAACACTGCAGCGCGGCGTCATGTCGGAGGAACAGGAAGCCGCTCATCGGGCAGCACTCGAAGAAGCGCTCGACGCAGGCCATCAGGTTCTGAATGGCGGTGGATCGAGCGTCGAGGCTGTTGTTGCCGCCGTCGTCGCGCTGGAGAATTGCCCGCTTTTCAACGCCGGGCGCGGCTCCGTATTCACGCATGCGGGCACGCACGAAATGGACGCGGCCATCATGGAAGGCCATACCGGGCGCGCAGGCGCGGTGGCTGGCGTGTCTCGCATCAAGAATCCCGTCATCGCGGCACAACGCGTGATGGATCGTTCCACGCACGTGTTGCTCTCGGGAGCGGGGGCTGAGCAATTCGCAGCCGACGAGGGCCTGGCTCTGGAGCAGCCCGAATACTTCTATACCGATTTCCGCTGGCAGCAGTTGCTCGCCGTGCGTGATACCGGACGCGAATTACTTGATCACGACGGCACCGCACTGCTTCGCAAACAGGATCCTTGCGACGCGAGCCGACTCATCAATGGCGAGCACAAGCTGGGTACGGTCGGCGCCGTCGCGCTCGATGCAATTGGGCATCTGGCCGCAGCGACGTCCACCGGCGGCTTGACAAACAAGCGCCACGGGCGAATCGGCGATTCCCCGCTGATCGGATGCGGCACGTTTGCCGACGCACGCGTGGCCGTGTCCACGACGGGAACGGGAGAAGCGTTTATCCGCGCTGTCGCGGCGCATGATGTCGCTGCGCGGATGAAGTACGGTCACGCAACAGTCGATGAAGCCGCGCGCACGGTCGTGAACGAGGTGATCCTGCAGCAACGCGGAACGGGAGGACTCGTTGCCGTCGATGTCGAGGGGCATGTTTCAATGCCGTTCAACACCGAAGGGATGTATCGCGGCGTTGTTCAAAGCGATGGCAAGCGGTACGTCGATATCTATCGGTAG
- a CDS encoding peptide MFS transporter: protein MNTTSDSATGSPVQQLRDTTGLAGHPRGLTTLFFTEMWERFSFYGMRAILVLYMVAAPGLGGLGYDTPHATAIYGTYSMAAFLLALPGGIIADQLLGTRRAVLIGGIIIACGHFTMAIPAVPTFFTGLVLVACGTGLLKPNVSALVGGLYPKDDERRDSGFSIFYMGINIGAFLAPLVCGFLAEAEPFRNVLRSFGIDPVNSWHFGFAAAGVGMLIGLIVFWRQRGRLAHVGDRSAAKPAQATQKRQGGLLRTTVYIALSVFTVIGTLLAGSNWQNVLPFLLAFDALVLVVMMGLQEQLTAAEWKRLAVMGIYFVVTIAFWSAYEQKGSSLSLFAKDLVQRNIGSFLVPAAWFQSLTALYVILLAPVFAALWARLGPRQPSSLAKLAVAPLLIGLGYAGFAIMASSLYIGAKVNPLWLAGLFLFEVFGELCLSPVGLNLVTKLAPVKLVGLMMGLWFFGSSFGYKLAGYFAGFYMPVPARMTLLYGGIAAGLIAVSALLFLMMPMMRKLVGDEPAQAATHAH, encoded by the coding sequence ATGAACACTACCTCCGATAGCGCTACCGGTTCACCGGTCCAGCAGCTCAGGGACACGACGGGGCTTGCAGGGCATCCGCGCGGGCTCACCACACTGTTCTTCACCGAGATGTGGGAGCGATTCAGCTTCTACGGCATGAGAGCCATTCTCGTGCTGTACATGGTTGCGGCCCCAGGGCTCGGCGGGCTCGGCTACGACACGCCCCACGCGACGGCGATCTATGGCACGTATTCGATGGCCGCGTTTCTGCTCGCGCTTCCCGGCGGCATCATCGCTGACCAGTTGCTCGGCACGCGTCGGGCGGTGCTAATCGGCGGCATCATCATCGCATGCGGCCACTTCACCATGGCCATTCCGGCGGTCCCGACGTTCTTCACCGGGCTCGTGCTGGTTGCATGCGGGACGGGTCTGCTCAAGCCAAATGTGAGCGCACTTGTGGGCGGCCTCTACCCAAAGGATGACGAGCGCCGCGACAGCGGGTTCTCGATCTTCTACATGGGCATCAACATCGGCGCATTCCTCGCGCCGCTTGTCTGCGGCTTTCTTGCGGAAGCTGAGCCATTCAGGAATGTGCTGCGCTCATTCGGCATCGATCCGGTCAATAGCTGGCACTTCGGTTTTGCAGCGGCAGGCGTCGGCATGTTGATCGGGCTCATCGTTTTCTGGCGGCAAAGAGGCCGTCTCGCGCATGTCGGCGATCGGAGCGCCGCAAAACCCGCACAGGCGACACAGAAACGGCAAGGTGGTCTGCTGCGAACGACGGTCTATATCGCGCTCAGCGTGTTCACCGTCATCGGCACGTTGCTCGCCGGAAGCAACTGGCAAAACGTGCTTCCGTTCCTGCTGGCCTTCGATGCGCTCGTTCTCGTCGTTATGATGGGTCTGCAGGAACAACTGACTGCTGCCGAGTGGAAGCGCCTCGCCGTAATGGGCATCTATTTCGTCGTGACAATTGCTTTCTGGTCCGCATATGAACAGAAAGGCTCGAGCCTGAGTCTCTTTGCCAAGGATCTGGTGCAGCGAAATATTGGCAGCTTTCTCGTACCGGCAGCCTGGTTCCAGTCGCTGACCGCCCTGTACGTGATCCTGCTCGCGCCGGTGTTCGCGGCGCTCTGGGCGCGGCTCGGCCCTCGTCAACCCTCGAGCCTCGCGAAGCTCGCCGTGGCGCCGCTGTTGATCGGTCTTGGCTACGCCGGGTTTGCGATCATGGCCTCGTCGCTCTATATCGGCGCCAAGGTCAATCCGCTCTGGCTTGCCGGTCTGTTCCTGTTCGAAGTGTTTGGCGAACTCTGCTTGAGCCCTGTCGGCTTGAACCTCGTCACGAAGCTCGCACCGGTGAAGCTCGTTGGATTGATGATGGGACTCTGGTTCTTTGGAAGCTCGTTCGGCTACAAGCTCGCCGGTTACTTTGCGGGCTTTTACATGCCTGTCCCGGCACGGATGACATTGCTCTATGGGGGCATAGCCGCAGGGCTCATCGCCGTATCGGCCCTGCTGTTCCTCATGATGCCGATGATGAGAAAGCTCGTCGGGGACGAACCGGCTCAAGCTGCGACTCACGCGCATTGA
- a CDS encoding MurR/RpiR family transcriptional regulator: MKPVARWLASHSLDAATLTIEEVAEACGGSAASVNRFSRHAGYRGFSELKAELAAVVRQALQPVEKLAAPTAQEGIGAWLADHQRNLVAMDSSLQQERLAQTVTRIVSSNSVYCLGLGLSTYLTGLLADTLMPYHRRVIWAAAGGGSEQAARHMAHIGTGDTLIAISLPRYSRDTVELARFARERGAFVVALTDNPTAPLAATADTVLLAPAEHRVLSSSAVAMVALIETLTSEVLKATPQTKAMAATLSQTVLPYLVFDTTSSTQAKAEAGTRRSGKTRGISRKGGDGGAGAPRRSRNRS; the protein is encoded by the coding sequence TTGAAGCCCGTCGCGCGATGGCTTGCCTCGCATTCGCTCGATGCCGCGACGCTTACGATCGAGGAAGTCGCCGAAGCGTGCGGAGGCTCCGCTGCCAGCGTCAACCGGTTCTCCAGGCACGCCGGATATCGCGGGTTTTCGGAGCTGAAGGCGGAACTTGCCGCAGTCGTGCGGCAAGCGCTGCAACCAGTGGAGAAACTGGCAGCGCCAACTGCCCAGGAAGGAATCGGCGCATGGCTGGCAGATCACCAGCGCAACCTTGTCGCGATGGATTCTTCGCTGCAACAAGAGCGACTGGCCCAGACGGTGACGCGCATCGTTTCGAGCAACTCTGTGTATTGTCTCGGGCTAGGCCTGAGCACCTATTTGACCGGCCTATTGGCGGACACGTTGATGCCGTATCACCGGCGCGTCATATGGGCCGCTGCCGGAGGAGGCAGCGAGCAAGCCGCGCGACACATGGCGCACATTGGCACAGGCGACACGCTGATCGCGATCTCGTTGCCCCGCTATTCGCGCGACACGGTCGAACTCGCGCGATTTGCCCGCGAACGCGGCGCTTTCGTCGTCGCCCTGACCGACAACCCGACCGCGCCTCTCGCCGCTACGGCCGACACGGTGTTGTTGGCTCCGGCTGAGCATCGGGTGCTGTCGTCAAGTGCGGTGGCCATGGTGGCGCTCATCGAAACATTGACATCAGAAGTGCTGAAAGCGACGCCGCAAACAAAAGCCATGGCGGCCACTTTGTCGCAAACGGTTCTGCCGTATCTCGTGTTCGACACCACGTCGTCGACGCAGGCGAAAGCCGAAGCGGGCACGAGGCGCAGCGGCAAGACCAGGGGCATCAGCCGAAAGGGTGGCGATGGCGGTGCTGGTGCGCCTCGCAGAAGTCGCAACCGATCGTGA
- a CDS encoding cupin domain-containing protein, which translates to MANESSESTRADPGTSNTAAERRYLVVRPDNEESYWQPVPANGFASVHVAPHLAAMQRAFSVGTQTVPPGGYVRLHAHADAEEVFHIVHGYGKAIIEGVEHRLEPGTTIFLGARQSHTLINDGTADLHWVWFFVPSGLEKFFKAVGHPRRPGETAPAAFARPDDVLEIEASTGFTPVSKPGG; encoded by the coding sequence ATGGCAAACGAATCGTCCGAATCGACTCGGGCCGATCCGGGCACGAGCAATACGGCGGCCGAGAGGCGCTATCTCGTCGTTCGGCCGGACAACGAGGAGAGCTATTGGCAGCCCGTTCCCGCGAACGGGTTCGCATCGGTGCACGTTGCACCTCACCTGGCCGCAATGCAGCGCGCATTCTCGGTCGGCACGCAGACCGTGCCGCCCGGCGGCTACGTTCGTCTCCATGCCCACGCCGATGCCGAAGAGGTGTTTCACATCGTTCACGGGTATGGCAAGGCGATCATTGAAGGCGTGGAACATAGGCTAGAACCAGGGACAACGATTTTCCTTGGGGCGCGACAGTCGCACACGCTCATCAACGATGGGACAGCGGACTTGCATTGGGTCTGGTTCTTCGTGCCTTCCGGGCTCGAAAAATTCTTTAAAGCAGTCGGTCACCCGCGTCGACCGGGTGAAACGGCGCCCGCTGCATTCGCGCGACCGGACGACGTATTGGAAATTGAAGCGAGTACCGGGTTCACGCCGGTTTCGAAGCCGGGTGGTTAG
- a CDS encoding GntR family transcriptional regulator, with protein sequence MSPVAAKKRRAEESNVTEALAAESTRKIVRPTTVELVTTAIRQRILSGELAPGEVLRQEAVAEELGVSRVPIREAITRLTAEGLLTSVPHKGAYVAELSIEEVRETFDIRLRLEPWIFAEAIPRITDAEIGKAERLVKEMDKADSSEWGHLNWRFHETLYVPAQKDITLQMLRVLHDRSDRYFRFQVFQVPIREQSHQEHMGLVEACRKRDPKLGAKLLEQHVKTASQQIISVVDAIMAR encoded by the coding sequence ATGTCCCCAGTTGCAGCCAAAAAACGCCGCGCAGAAGAATCCAACGTGACGGAAGCCCTCGCGGCCGAATCCACCCGAAAAATCGTTCGGCCAACGACGGTCGAATTAGTAACAACGGCGATCCGACAGCGCATTTTGAGCGGCGAGTTGGCCCCGGGCGAGGTGCTGCGCCAGGAGGCGGTCGCGGAGGAGCTTGGCGTGAGCCGGGTGCCGATCCGCGAAGCGATCACGCGACTGACCGCCGAAGGGTTGCTGACCAGCGTGCCGCACAAGGGTGCGTATGTGGCTGAACTGTCTATCGAGGAGGTCCGGGAGACATTCGATATTCGTCTTCGTCTGGAGCCGTGGATTTTCGCCGAGGCGATTCCGAGAATCACGGACGCTGAGATAGGCAAGGCTGAACGGCTCGTCAAGGAAATGGACAAGGCCGACTCGAGCGAGTGGGGGCATCTGAACTGGCGTTTTCACGAAACGCTTTATGTGCCGGCTCAGAAGGACATCACGCTGCAGATGCTACGTGTGCTGCACGATCGCAGCGACAGGTATTTCCGCTTTCAGGTCTTTCAGGTTCCGATTCGCGAACAATCGCATCAGGAGCACATGGGACTGGTGGAGGCCTGCAGGAAGCGCGACCCGAAACTCGGCGCGAAGCTGCTCGAACAGCACGTCAAGACCGCGTCTCAGCAAATCATCTCGGTCGTGGACGCGATCATGGCGCGTTGA